One genomic segment of Bacillota bacterium includes these proteins:
- a CDS encoding ECF transporter S component, which yields MSGGKGRLLIVSAAGVLAVALLALTVSKRDWGFLSVAFVCGALAFWYWCFERSTASSREVGVVAVLGAITAVARVPFAALPGIQPATFLIIAAGFVFRPLAGFMVGATTAFVSNFFLGQGPWTPWQMFAWGLAGATAGWLKTAFPRHGRLTAALFCFAWGYLYGWIMDFWFWTAFINPLTWKSFLTTYAASFWFDTFHALSNAGFYLLLGSRVIKVLERFQKKIHPIYPCREYK from the coding sequence GTGTCTGGCGGTAAAGGCAGGCTCCTGATCGTGTCCGCGGCCGGGGTCCTTGCCGTGGCTTTGCTGGCCCTGACGGTTTCGAAGAGGGATTGGGGTTTCTTGAGCGTTGCCTTCGTGTGCGGCGCCCTTGCCTTTTGGTACTGGTGCTTCGAGCGGAGCACGGCCTCCTCCCGGGAGGTGGGGGTGGTCGCCGTCCTCGGAGCCATCACCGCCGTCGCCCGGGTGCCCTTCGCCGCCCTGCCGGGTATCCAGCCCGCTACTTTCCTGATCATCGCCGCAGGCTTCGTCTTCAGGCCCCTTGCGGGCTTCATGGTGGGTGCGACTACGGCTTTTGTGTCCAACTTTTTTCTCGGCCAGGGCCCCTGGACTCCCTGGCAGATGTTTGCCTGGGGCCTCGCGGGAGCAACGGCGGGGTGGCTGAAGACCGCCTTCCCCCGCCACGGGCGCCTCACAGCGGCTCTTTTCTGCTTTGCCTGGGGTTACCTGTACGGGTGGATCATGGACTTCTGGTTCTGGACCGCCTTCATCAATCCCCTCACCTGGAAGTCTTTTCTGACAACGTACGCCGCCAGCTTTTGGTTTGATACCTTTCATGCGTTGAGCAACGCGGGTTTTTACCTGCTGCTTGGATCCCGGGTAATTAAGGTGCTCGAACGCTTTCAGAAAAAAATTCACCCAATTTACCCTTGCAGAGAATACAAATAA
- a CDS encoding Uma2 family endonuclease gives MSSIPEHLKFTYEDYLLLPEDRRYEIIGGDLFMTPSPKRAHQKISLNLATILWSFAKAHGLGEVYEAPFDVIFSRHDVVQPDVLFVSRENLSIVGEYNIQGAPDLIIEILSPSTAERDLDLKKKLYARHAVNEYWIVDPDARKVTVYLWKDNDYVKTGVYGEEDSWQPHLLPGLTIKGKEVFA, from the coding sequence ATGTCTTCCATTCCTGAGCACCTCAAGTTTACCTACGAAGATTATCTGCTTTTACCTGAAGACAGGCGGTATGAAATTATCGGAGGCGATCTTTTCATGACTCCTTCCCCCAAGCGGGCGCATCAGAAGATAAGTTTAAATCTGGCTACCATTTTATGGTCATTCGCCAAAGCCCACGGCCTGGGAGAAGTTTACGAGGCGCCATTTGATGTAATTTTCAGCCGCCACGATGTGGTGCAGCCGGATGTGCTCTTCGTGAGCCGCGAGAACCTTTCGATTGTGGGGGAATACAACATTCAAGGGGCACCCGACCTGATCATCGAGATTTTATCGCCTTCTACTGCCGAAAGAGACCTTGACCTGAAGAAAAAGCTGTACGCCCGCCATGCCGTCAACGAATACTGGATTGTGGACCCCGATGCCCGAAAAGTGACGGTATACCTGTGGAAGGACAATGATTACGTAAAAACCGGAGTTTACGGCGAAGAGGATAGCTGGCAACCTCATCTCTTGCCCGGCCTTACCATCAAGGGCAAGGAGGTATTTGCATAA